One Verrucomicrobiota bacterium JB022 genomic window, GCAGGCGCGGGTTAACCAGGTAGAGCAGACCCGCTTGAGCCCCGCCGGTAAGCCAGCCGTGCCAAGGGGCCACCGTGGGCTCGCCGTCGCCCAGGTAACGTGTCTCCAGCCCCCGGCTCCAAGCCTCGACAAACCAGGCGCGCGAATCCCGCAGGCACTTCACGTCGCTGGGCTGGAGCAGGGTAGGGTCGCCGGAAAAAGCATCGCAACGGCTGCCGCGCGCGAGCTGGGCCAGGTGGCTGCGCAGGAGGCCCGTCGTGCCGCGATAGGAGGCCGTATTGGTCATGCCGATCAGCTTCCCGTGGTCGGCCACGCGATGCCATGGCACCCCGGCCTGATGCAATTGCCAGGTGCCGCGGTCGACAAAAAGGTCGAGGCTGCGCGTGGCGGCGGTCGCAGGCAGGTCGCCCAGATGAGGGTCGCCGGGGCAGAGCGCGTCGAATAGCTCCAGCAGGGCCGGATCGAGGGCCGGGGCGTGCGGCCAACCGTGCCGCTCGTGTTGCCGGTCGCGCGTAAAGCCATTTTGCCCGATCAGGCAGACGTCGGGGCAGGCCTGCCGCAGGCGGCGGATCATGGTGCGGAAGCGGTCGAGCCCCAGCCGGTAGGCCTCGCGCGGGCTGCGACTGCTCCCCGACACGTCGGCCCCCAGTCGGGCGTAGTCAAATTTGAAGCAGCGCACGCCCCAGTTGCTCGCCGCGTTGAGCAAGGCCTGCTCCAGCGCGTCCGCAAAAGGGCCCTCGATCAAGGAGTAATGCCAGTGGTCGGCGCTCAGGCTCTCCTGCCACTCGGGCACTTTGAGCCACGCCCCGCTGGTAGAAAACCAGAGCCCGGGCGTAAATCCCGCCTGCCGCACCTCCTGCAGAAAATCCTGCATCGGCGTGAGCCAGTAGAGCCGGTTGGCGTGCTCGAAGCCCAGCTCTTGATCGAACCAGAAGCCGTCGAGCGCAAACACCTCCATTTCGAGCCCCTGTGCCCGCCAGCTCTTGAGCGACTGCAGGGCCTGCCGCGCCAGCTCCTCGGTCAGCGCCACGCGGTCTCCCAACTCATCGTGGAAGCCCCAGGTGCTATAGATGCTGCGCCAACCTGCCATGCGCCCGCCAGCTTAGCCAGCGGTCATCCAAATGAAAGGGTAAATTACCTAGATAGCGGAAAATACGGAGGGAAACGCTAGGGGTGGGCGAAGCCGACGCACCGCGCGGTTGATTCCTGGATGAAAGCACCGCTATACCTAAGTCTTCATGAGCGACGTTCTGATCCTGAGCATGATCGTGATTCTTGTGGGAACCCAATTTCTATTGGGACGGCGGTCTGCTTTTAATCGACCTCCGCAGCTGAAAAACGGCAAACGCTGGTGCGCTCCGGAGCTTCTCTTGGCAGTCGTCGGGATCATCCGTGAGATCTTGCTGTGCTGCCTTGCGGTATGGGTGTTCTGGAATTACTTCCGGCCGGCGTGGAATCTGCCGTCATGGGGAAACCTGCTGGCTGCTGCTGCTCCGGTGTGTTGGTCGGGTTGGAAGATCCTGAACCTGCGCCGCGTCGGTTGGGACGACTCCGGCCTATATGAATCCAGTCTCCTCCGCACGCGGTTCGTAGAGTGGGCTCAAGTCCAGCGTCTGAGCTTCAGGCTCTGCTTCTACCAGATGCATTCATCTCAGGGGACGATTTCGGCCGATGCAGTGGACTGGAGCCAATGAATTGGTACAGGAAGCGGCGCAAAAAACCGGCCTCACGTGGAGCTAGCCTCGCCTGCCATCCTCACAACTCCTGCGGGTCGATTCCGCGCTTGAAGAGGTCGGCTTCGGGGAGGGCAAGGCGTTCGTCGCGGAGCTGGAGCTGCTTGAGGCGGTCCTTGTCGGCGAGCCAGTCGGCCCCGTCGAAGAAGTAGGCGCCGCGCGTGCCCTGGCTCTTGTAGGCGCTCTTCTGGCGGTAGGCCGTGCCGAGATAGACGTAAGGGACGGCTTGCTCCTGGGCCCATTCCAGCGTGCGGCCCATCAACCATTTGCCCAGCGAAAGCTCCGTGACCACCGCGCTGTCGTAAAACGAATACCAGTAGTGCACCCCCTGCGACCACGCCACGAGCAGCGCGTAGGCCACCACCTTGCCCTCCAGCCGCACCTCCGCGATCCGGTTCAGGTAAGGCTTGGCGAGGATGTAGCGCAGACGCTCGGGCGTGAGGTAGGCCTGGTCGAAACGCTGATCGATCCACTGCAACGCGTCGACCTCCAGTTGCACCTGGTGGGCGGCCAAGTAGGCGTCCTTTTCGTGCAGCGAGAATACCGGGCCTAGCTCGTCGAGCCGCCGCTGGTGGTAGCGTCGCTTCTTGTCGAAGCCAAATTCAGCGGTATTTACCCGCAGGCTCCGGCACTTGTAAAAGAGGTGGCGAGGCTCACCCGGGTCGCCCGAATAGGGCAGGTAGCCGCGCGCATAGATCGGCTCAAGATCGTCCCCCGGCTCCCATTGCGCATATTCGCAGTAGCCGAAGGAGTAGGTCGCGTAGTTGTTGACGAATTCAGACGCAAAAAACCGCACCTCCTCAGCATACCCGCTGCACCTTCCAGCAAAAGCGCGAAACGCTGACGTAGTGCAAGCTGCTTGTTATCAATCACAAAAGACTGGCCGCCACCTATCGGATCCTGCTCGCTCAAAGCCACGATGCAAAAAGAAAGCACCGCTGGCGGGCGGTGCTTGAAAGGGAAAGGCGCGAACTTGACTCGCTTAAGCTTCGAGGGGAGCCCAGGCAAAGGCGTCGTCCTTTTGCTTCACGCGGCCCAGACCCGGGTAGGGGAAGTGGGTGCCGAAGACGGGCATGCCGGTTTCGGCCAGCTGGTGCAACGTCTCGTAGCGGGTCTCGATGGCCTCTTCGTGGTCGAGGTCGAGGAGGAAGTCCCAGTGCGGGTTGGCCAGGTAAATGTGCTGGTGCAGCGTGAGGTCCGACAGGTGGAAGAGCACGGGCTTGCCATTCACCTTCAGTTGCACGGCGCAGTGGCCGGGCGTGTGGCCGGGCAGGGGCACCAGTTGCATGCCGGGCAGGGCTTCGTCCCACGAGCGGCAGATCACGAGGTTGCCTTCGATGGCTTGCCAGATCTCGCTCAAAGCGTCGATCGTCACCTGCTGGTCGGCCGCGACGTGCTCCTGGGCGATCAGCTCTTGCCAGTGGGCGGCTTCGGCTTCGTGCAGGAACACCGTGGCATGGGGGAAGAGCGCGCGGCCTTCGCCGTCTACCAAGCCACCCGTATGGTCGAGGTGGGCGTGGGTGAGGATCAGCTTGGTGACCTGCTGGGGCTGGAAGCCAGCCGAGCGCAGGCTCTTGACCAGGTGGCCGGCCAGCGGGTAGGCGGTGCGGTCGCGGCCACAGCCGGCGTCGACCAATACCAGGTCGTCTGCGGTCTGGATCAGCAGGGCGAGCACCGGCAGGCGCAGCGTGTCGCCAGCCTGGTCGATCTCGGCCAGGGCATCCTGGACCTCTTCGCTACTGGCGGTACGGGGGGCGATGAAGCTATTCACCGGCACCTCCATCCAGCCGTCGTGCAAAGCCCACACCTTCCAGCCGGCGGACTTCACCGGCAAGTTGAGTTCGCGGGCGGTCGGGACTACGGAAGGTAAAGTGGTGATGGACATGGAAGACATTTTAGTGGCGATTTGTAATTCGTAAATAGTAATCGGCGAATCCAATGAGATTGTCGAGAATAAACGACAAATATTTCGCAAATTATTTTACGCAAGTCGTGAGAGGCGGGCGGGGCTTGCCAAGCGCGTGGGCTGCCGACTACAAACAGGCACGCAACGTGATTGGGTTTGCCGCGTCCCCGGGAAATCCTCAACCTCTCCCCTCACTGTTACCATGCCGAAAGAGAATGATGATACACGCGGCTACCTGATCACCTTCGAAGGCTCGGAGGGCAGCGGGAAGTCGACCCAGATCAGCCGCATTGCCAACCGCTTCGAAGATGCGGGCTACGAAGTCGTGGTGACGCGCGAGCCAGGCGGCACGCGCATCGGCGAAGAGATTCGCCAGATCCTGATGCACAACGATTCGTCGTCGAACATGACGCCGGAGGCCGAGCTGCTGCTCTTTGCCGCCAGCCGGGCCCAGCTCGTGCGCGAGCTGATCACCCCCGCGCTCGAGCGCGGCTGCATCGTCTTGTGCGACCGCTTCATGGATTCGACGACCGTCTATCAAGGCATCGCTCGCCAGATCGCCTCGGAGCCGGTGAAGCTGATCAACGAATTTGCGGTGGGCGATGTGGAGCCCGACGTGACGGTGGTGATCGATGTGCCGGCCGAGCTGGGCTTCGAACGCATCAAGTCGCGCGTCAGCGACCTCTCCGACCGCATGGAGCAGGAAAACATCGAGTTTTACCAGAAGGTGCGCAACGGCTACCTGATGCTCGCCAAGGCCATGCCTGAGCGCTTCATCATCGTCGACGGCCAGCCCCAGCGCGCGGAAGTCGAGGAAACCATCTGGCGCGCCCTCCGCGACCGCGTGGTGTAGACGACGATGGCCCTCTCCAGCGCTCTCCCTCCCGCCTTGCGGCAGACGCGCCCGGTCCAGGTGCTGGAGCGCCTGCATGCCCGGCGGCGCCTGCCCCACGCCATGCTCCTGCACGGGGATTCCATGCCCGCGCTGGTGGAGCTGGCCCAGGCGCTGGCGGCCGAGCTGCTGAAGACGACCCCCGCCAAGGCCGAGACGCACCCAGACTGTTTTGTGCTGCGCCCCGCCCGTCGGGGCCGCCAGATCCGCATTGTGGACGACAAGGGCAAGGCCAGCCCCAACACCATGCGTTGGATGTTGCAGCAGCTCATGCAAAGCTCCAGCGCGGGCGGCAGCAAGGTGGGCATCGTCTACGAGGCCGACCGGCTCAACCGCTCGGCCGAAAACGCCTTTCTCAAGACGCTGGAAGAGCCGCCCCGCGAGACGCACCTGTTGCTTGTGACGACGCGGCCTTACGAGCTGCTGCCCACCACGCGCAGCCGCTGCTTCCAGTTTCGCGTGCCGCTGGCAGACAAGCCGATCGCGCACGAAGGCTGGCGCCAATGGATCGCCGATTACCAGCGTTGGCTCGACAAGGCCCGCAGCGTGGCGGGCGATGCGGGCGCGCGGGCCGACGTGATCATGCTCACCTACGGCCTCATCTCGCGCTTCACCGCACTGCTCGACGAGATCGTGGGCGGTTCGTGGAAGGCCGAGCGCGACAACATCTCCGAAGAGTGGAGCGACGAAGAGATCGAGGCGCAGGAAGTTGGCCTCAAGCGGGGGATGCGCGTGCGCCTGTGGCAGGAGATCGAGCTGGCTACGCGCGACCACGTGCTGACCCAATCGTTTGATCGCGCGGCGGCCCAGAGTCTCGGCCAGGCCGTCGAAACCCTGGAGGAGATGGATTTTCTGACCGGCGTCTTCAACCTCAACGACGAGGTGGCGCTGGAGCAGTATTTCCTCCGTTCGCTCCGCATCTGGGCGATGGCCCAGTAACCTCTATTTTTACCGACCATGACCCACCACGAACTCGAAGAGGGCAGCGTCGAAGCGCTCGACTTTACCAAGCTCAACCAGATCGGCCAGCAAGGGCTGCATGTGATCCCCGCCGTGGCGCAGGAAGTCGAGACGGGCGATGTCGTCATGCTCGGCTATGTCAACCGCGAGGCCCTCGAAGCCGCCCAACGCGAGCGCAAGGCCGTCTTCTGGAGCACCAGCCGCAACGAGCTATGGATCAAGGGGTTGACCAGCGGCAACTACCTTGAGCTGGAAGACATCCGCGTCAACTGCGAGCAGAACAGCATTCTTTACCGCGTGCGCCTGCGGGGCGACGGAGCCTGCCACACCCTCGTGGCCGGGCAAAAAAAACGTCACCGCCGCAGTTGCTACTACCGTAGGCTGGGCGATGACGGAAAATTGGAAATGATCGAGGAGTAGCTACTCCGTTTCCTCGATGATGTAAGTCAGGCTGGTTCCCAGCTTCTGGAAAATACCGGTGCTGAGATCCCCGTCGTCCAGGAGTTGATCGATTTTTACCTGGAATTCCTCGCTTATGGTGGGATCCGTAATGGCCAGGGCGGCGTGGATGCCGTTCTGGTCCAGTTGCCAGTCCCAGTTGCCACCGATCTTGGTGGTGCCGGTGAAGCTGTCGCTCACGAAGTAGCCTTCCATCCCCGTGGGAGTGACGCCCGGAGTCGTGTCGTCCGGCCAGCCACGGTTGTCAAAGGCGTAGTGTTCGAAAAGGCCGACAAAGGTGCGGAATTCCTTGGCCGTCGTCGATGCGTGGGTCGTGGCACGCAGGGCACGGAAGGTGGGCACCGCGATCGCGGCCAGCAGGCCGATGATCACGACCACCACCATCAGCTCGAGCAGCGTAAAGCCTGAGCGTTGGCTCCGTGTGTTCATGAGAAGATGAATATAATGATCGGGATGAAATGTGCCCTTATAAGAGGACACCCTGAAGCCAATCACTTACGGACATCTTGGGCAATGTTTAACTTGGGCACCCTTTTTAAGTGTCAATAGGGTAATAACATTGAAAATCGCCCGGGATGAAAGGTTCTGCATGTGATCGACTTCACTGCAGATAATACGTAATTACTGTAGTTAGTTCAACTCGATTTCATCTTCTCTTGTTCGCCCTTGCAGTAAGCGCTTTACCTCTCGGCGTTTAGCTTCACGGCCGAGGTAGTCAATTAGTATATCAAACCGTTTGCCTACCTCCAGGGCGTTTAACACTAGCTGGCGCAAAAATGGGTCGGGGCAGAAGTTGGCGGCGGCCAGATCTGCAAAGGTTGCCGGGTCGTCGACATGGCTCAGGCACTCCAGAAACTCTTCCGGCGCCTCTTCGCACAGGGCGGGCTCGGCGCGGATGATCTGGGCGGTGCGATCCTGCATCTGGCGGGCGGCCTGCAGCGTCACCGCGTATTCGCTGACGAGGGGCGAGACCCGCGCCACGCGGTAGGGCTGTTCGCGCACGATGCCCTCGATCTTGATGCGGGTGATGCCGTGCAGCACGAGGTTGGAGGTGCCGTCGGGCTGCAGGTAGCTGGCGCGGATGAGGCCTGCCGTGCCCACTTGCTCCATCGGTTCCGGCTCGGCGGCGCCTTGCCCCTCCGGCCGTTCCTGGACGATGGCGAAGATGCGGTTGGTTTCGAGCACGTCGCGCAGCATTTCGCGGTAGCGCGGCTCGAAAATATGGAGCGGCATTACGGCACGCGGAAACAGCACCTGCGACGACAGCGTCATCACGGGCATCTCTTCCGGCAGCTTCCCATCAAAGTCCATTCTGCAGCTTAGCGCGGTTAAGGCCTCATGCAACGGGCCGGGGCTATTTTCCCGCCCGCCGCATGCCTTGGGGCTCTACTCAAGCCACTGCCACACCTGCAGTTTTTTGGGGTCGGGGTCGGGCGTCTCCGCAAAGTAGACGGCCAAGCGCAGGGCGCCCAGGCGGTCGGCGGGCGTTTTGGGCCGCAGTTTGCGCAGGTCGTCGAACAACGTTTCCGGGGAGCGCCCCTGCAGCTCGTCGATGTTCCAGAAGCCCAGGTCGATCAAGTCTCGGGTGGCCGCGATGGGCATTCCCGGGATGCGCGAGAGGGGAGACTTGAGAGCCTCGTGATCCGTTTCCTTCTTCTTGCGCGGCGTGGGCGCGGCAAAAAAATCGTCCATCGCCTATTTACGGATGATCCGGTCGAAGGTGTCACCACGGAAAAAGTGCCGCGGGCCGTCGCTGAGCAGGAAATCATGCGGGAAGCCCAGCTCGATGGCACTCACCTGGTCCAGCCGCTCGACCTGTTCGGGCGAAAGCTCCCAATCGACGCAGGCGATGTTATCCTTCAGCTGGTCGAGCTTGCGCGCTCCGACGATGGGGAGGGCACCCTTGGCGCGCAGCCAGTTGAGGGCGACCTGCGCAGGACTGTGACCCGCCTCCTTCGCCACCGCGATCAGCTCATCGGCGATCTTCAGGTTGCGGTCGTTGAAGCGCTTGTCGTCGCCCCGGGTGGTGTCGACCTTGCCCTTGTTCTGGCTTGAGAACTTGCCGCTGAGCACGCCGGCCCCGAGCGGCGACCATGCGCAGACGGTCAGGCCCAGGTGGTCGGCCATCGGCGTAAGATCGCGCTCCACCGTGCGCTCGACCAGGCTGTATTCGATCTGCAGGCCAGCAAACGGCGTCCAGTCCTTCAACTCGGCCAGCGTATTGGCGCGGGCCACCAGCCATGCCGGCATGTCCGACACCCCGACGTGTAGCACCTTGCCTTGGCGCACCAGGTCATCCAGCGAGCGCATCACTTCGTCGATCGGGGTGATGAAATCCCACGCGTGCAGCCACAGCACATCAAGGTGATCGGTCTGCAGGCGCTTCAAACTACCTTCAACGGACTGGCGCAGGTTTTTGCGGTGGTTGCCCCCACTGTTGGGGTCGTCCTGCCGCTTCATGAACGTATATTTGGTCGCGATGACAAAGCGGTCGCGCTCTTTCTTCGCAAACTCGCCCACAAACTTCTCGCTCGTGCCGCCGGTGTAGCCATCGGCCGTGTCGATAAAGTTGCCGCCCGCATCCACGAACGCATCCCATTGCTGCTGCGACACCTTTTTGTCGGCGCCGAAGCCCCAGTCTTCCCCAAAAGTCATGGTGCCGAGCGACAGCTCCGACACGCGCAAGCCTGTATTGCCAAGTAGTCGATAACGCATGCCTGCACTGATACCACGCCTAGCGGCAGCCGCAAGCGGGTGGGGGAGGGAGAGCGGAAAGGCCAAGGATTTTTTCCCTTGCCTCGCTGGTGATGTGCAGGAACGTTATTTTGCGGTTGCCGTAGATGACGGAATATCAGAAGCTGTTTGGTAGTGATGAAATTATCTTCTATGTCCTGTCTCGCCCTGGCTTTGGCAGTCTCCGTGAATGGAGCTGTCGGTCTGGATGTCTCCGATATCATGTTTGTGGGCTACTCTTCGGATGGCGACACCGACGACTTTTCCTTCGTTTTGTTCGAGGATTTGACGGCGGGGACCGAGATTCGCTTTACCGATCACGCCTGGAACGGCACCGCGTTCGATACCAGCAATATCAACTCGGACGGTGAAATCGTCTGGACGGCCGACAGCGCCCTCGGCGCGGGTAGCGTGGTGCGCATTTCCATGACCACCGAACAGAATACCACTGCCACGTTCGGTTCCGTTTCCGGTTCGTTCGGTTCGTCGAATCTGTCGGGCGCCGGCGATGTATTCTTCGCCTTCCAAGGCTCCCTGACCTCCCCCAGCTTCATCCATGGTTTAAACTATCGGGGCGCTTACAACACGCCTGCCGTCGGGAGCGGTTTCGACTCGCTCTTGCCCGACGCCCTGGATGTGCCCAATGGTAACATTCTGGTGAGATCGGGAAGCTCCCCGGACAACGGTGAGTATACGATTGACCGGGAGCTGGCGGATTTCGCGGACAACAAGGCGCTGATCTCCGACCGCAACAACTGGTTCGTCTCGGATGATGATTTCGAGCTGGCTTACCTCACGATCCCCGGCCCCGAGGATCCTGGCCCGGTGGTCCCGGAGCCTGAGACCTATAGCCTGATCCTCGGCGCCGCCGCCTTCCTCGGCTTGGCATTCCGCCGCTTCCGCCGCGCGTAGGCATACTTCGAGACGCTTTTTGATGGAGGCCATCGCTCACTCGTAGCGATGGCCTTTTCGTTTGAATCATGTCGGAGGCTCATCGTGCCGGGCTGCTGCCTGCGCCGAAGGCGGAATGAGAGGACGGCGGCAAAGGCTCGTTCCTGCCCGTGACCTGAAACGCCTGGCAATCGGGATCGAGTGCCTTGAAGTGAAAGAAGGTGGATACCTTTGGGGAATCGAGGCCGCCTCGGATTTGGCCGTGCAGCAGCGCGGCTCGCGAAATGTCCCCCTCTCTCTTGCCGGAAAACCTGCCATCTTGAAGCGAGGCGATGGATAGACGGTAGTCTGCGCCTTCTTGGCCATCCTTTACTTCGCTGACTCGGCAGCTGTAGATGCGGATGGTCTCGTCTGATGCCTCGGCTGCCATGACAAAAGTCTGTCCTAACTGAATTTCGCCACTTACGCTTTCGCCGAGCGAGACCACGGAAATGCCCGCCGCTGCTAGCGTCTGACGGTTCATCCAGCTGGAAGGCGTGTCATCTTCTCCCAGAAGCTGATTTGCGACCTCCTCGAAGCGCTCGGCCTGTTTCTGGTCCCAATACGGGGAGTCAAGGTAGGAGCGAAGCAAGAGGGATCGTATCTTGTCTTGCGACCACTCAGGGTGCGCATGGACGATCAGCGGCAGATAATCGACCTTCAGCGATTTGCCCGCATCATGAAGATCTAGCGCTTGCGCGATGAACGCCTGCCGTTGCTCCGGAGACCACCAGGTTTCCAAAGCGAAAAGGATGTCCAGCGGCTGGTCCGTCTCGAACGCCCTTTGGGTTGCAGCCCGGTACTCGTCGTCCCCCATCGTATGTTGGTGGAAAATGAAAAATTCACGCGGCTGGGGATTCGTTTCGGCTGAGGATTGCTCATGAATCCCCCAGGGGTGGACTGGTTCTGGGGCCTGCCAGCGGATGACCAGCTGTTCGTGGGGGCCTCGATTGAGTTGCAGGATCGTGTAAGCAGGGGCCTCGTCTAAATAAACCTCGATGGCCCAATCTTCCTCCAGGGCTTGCCTGACCTGCGCGAGCGGTTGGCTGCTATCGGCCGGGACTGTAAAACGCCAGGTGGAGACGTCGTGGCGAAAGAGCGCCGGCCCGCTATAGAGCAACTCCGGTTCAAAGGCGGCCAACGAGGCCGGAAGTTGAAAGGGAGTGTGCGACGGGTAGAAAAAGGCGGGTAGGGCCTGCTCAAGGTCGAAACCTGCTTCGGTTTCGCGAAACGCCCGTGCGACAATAGAGCCTGCGATTTCGTCCGCGATCTTTCTCTCAAAAGCGGAGCCCAAGGTCAGTCCTATGTGTTCCGCTTGCACTCTAACCACCCCCGTTACGCTATCTTGCGAGGCTAGCGGGAAGCGCTGAAAAAGGGTCGGATATTCGGGATTCTGGAACGCAGGCCCCATTCCGTAGCGAACCTCCACCGTCTGGGCACGCTTCGGCGGCAGATTGTGCGAACGCTCATGCTGCAGTAATTCGATGAAGAGCCAGAGATCGGGCGGGAGCGCGCTTGCCTCCGTCGCCAGAATTACCGATTCGACCTGCGGATGCTCTTTGAGGTGCTCCGCTGTCGCGCGGACAACTTCCTCGGCGAGGAGGGAGCCGCCGCCGCCCACCCATACACGTAGCGGGCGTCGCAGTTGCTGCTGATCGTAGCTCGGGTCCAGCCTCTGGCAAGAGCTTTGGGTGGCCAGTGTATGGGCTCCTGCCTGGAAGCTGAAGGGAAGAAGCCTGCCATGCCCAGCTGCTTCGATCAAAATTGCCGCCAGCAGTGCAATCCCGAGCGCGGAGCCAATGGCCACCCATATCTTTTGTATCTTCGTCACCCCAAGGAGGCTATCGTTTAGAATCGTAAGCACAAGCTTCTTGTTGTGGGTGAGGTTTAAGGCTGTTGCGGTCAGCGTCTGTCGATTCAGTTTGCCTGCTTTGCAAACTTTAGAAAAGATAGAAAAGCATGCACAACTACCCTCACATCGTGTCGGTCCCCGGGGTGATGCAGGGAAAGCCTTGTATCAAGGGAACTCGCATTACGGTTGCCAACATCGTGCGCCAGATTGGCGATGGGCGTTCGGTAGAAGCAATCTGCGCCGATTACCCCCAGCTTGCTCCTGAAGCTATTCGCGAAGCTCTCTTGTTCTCTTCAGAGTTGGCCAGCTTCGAGACATACGAGCTTGTCAGCTAATGCGAATCGTGCTCGACGAGAATCTACCTTCTTCCTGGAAGGCGGAACTGGCACAGGAAGGGCACGAGGCTTGGCACTGGCTGGAGTTGGGCAAGGGCGGAACTCCAGATGAAATTGTTTTTGAAAAGGCAGCCCAACTGGAGGCGGTTCTACTGACTCAAGACCTTGATTTTGGAGAGATACTTGCCCGTACGGGTAACCAAACTCCAAGTGTGATCCAGTTGAGGGTGGAATCGCCGATTCCGCAAATCTGCGGGCGGGACATTCGGCAAGTTCTGCGAGAACAGGGCCGTGCATTGGCTGCAGGCTGCTTGATTACCTACGACGGCAAACGACACCGCATCCGCCTCCTCCCACTGTGACACCCCTTGCGCACTCCTTGTCTCAAGTGAGACATGAGGTGGGACATTGATGAGGGTTTGGCACACTTTGGATTGGGCAAATAGCGTAGTTTTTGACGTTTAAGCTGTTGTTATATATTAACTTGTGAGAAATGTTTCCGTTTGGGCCTCCAGCCTGCTGGAAGGGGAGGCAAATGAGCAAGATTATCGGCATTGACCTGGGGACGACCAATTCGTGCATGGCCGTAATGGAAGGCGGCGAGCCGGTGGTCATCCCGAATAGCGAGGGAGCGCGCACTACGCCCTCCGTCGTGGCATTTTCTAAAAACGGGGAGCGTCTGGTCGGCCAGGCCGCGAAGCGCCAAGCCGTCACGAACCCCACCAACACGATCTTCTCGGCCAAGCGCCTGATCGGTCGCAAGTATACCGAGAGCCAGGAAGAAGTCCGCAACCTCCCCTACA contains:
- a CDS encoding PEP-CTERM sorting domain-containing protein (PEP-CTERM proteins occur, often in large numbers, in the proteomes of bacteria that also encode an exosortase, a predicted intramembrane cysteine proteinase. The presence of a PEP-CTERM domain at a protein's C-terminus predicts cleavage within the sorting domain, followed by covalent anchoring to some some component of the (usually Gram-negative) cell surface. Many PEP-CTERM proteins exhibit an unusual sequence composition that includes large numbers of potential glycosylation sites. Expression of one such protein has been shown restore the ability of a bacterium to form floc, a type of biofilm.), whose product is MSCLALALAVSVNGAVGLDVSDIMFVGYSSDGDTDDFSFVLFEDLTAGTEIRFTDHAWNGTAFDTSNINSDGEIVWTADSALGAGSVVRISMTTEQNTTATFGSVSGSFGSSNLSGAGDVFFAFQGSLTSPSFIHGLNYRGAYNTPAVGSGFDSLLPDALDVPNGNILVRSGSSPDNGEYTIDRELADFADNKALISDRNNWFVSDDDFELAYLTIPGPEDPGPVVPEPETYSLILGAAAFLGLAFRRFRRA
- a CDS encoding DUF433 domain-containing protein, whose protein sequence is MHNYPHIVSVPGVMQGKPCIKGTRITVANIVRQIGDGRSVEAICADYPQLAPEAIREALLFSSELASFETYELVS
- a CDS encoding DUF5615 family PIN-like protein, encoding MRIVLDENLPSSWKAELAQEGHEAWHWLELGKGGTPDEIVFEKAAQLEAVLLTQDLDFGEILARTGNQTPSVIQLRVESPIPQICGRDIRQVLREQGRALAAGCLITYDGKRHRIRLLPL